Genomic segment of Pseudomonadota bacterium:
ATGACGTTACCTCCGCCATGATAGGCCTTCAGCGTAACCGTTCCGGTCTCCGGTTTACCTGCGGCGCGGCGTTCCTCGGGCGTTTCGATCCCATGATCCGCTGAATTTCTGATCATATGAACCATGGGATCGTAGATCAGATCAACCATGTTTTTATCAATTTCAGTATCTTCACCAAACATCACCAAGTCAATCTCTTTTCCGGTTTTCTTTGCCAGATCACGAACCAACCGCACCATTTTACCGAAGGTCTGCTTGATCGGCACCATGCGCAGGGACATCGCCACTTTCTGCAACGATGAGGTAATGCGGGCCAGCTGAGCCATGTTCTGGGTTACCTGACGGATACCCAGAGCCGAAATATCGGGATCCTGGCGAATCATCGCCTGAACAATAACCAGCTCGCCGACCATGTCGACCAGATTATCAAGTTTTTCCGTGTCGACCTTGATCGCGGCTCCCCCCAGGAAAGATCCTGATGCGGCGCGGACGCCGGCAGCTGCGGTGGTGCTTCATGCAGCCGCTGCTGTTGACGAATTGCCCGGGCCACGGTCTTGATATCGGTGTTCTTTCTTTCCAGCAGAATCCTGCCGATCTTTTTCTTGACCTCGCCTTCCTCTCTTCCGCTTTCGGAAGCCTGTTCCCCCAAAGCCGCGTCAAGCTCATCCTGATTGATAACCCCTTCAGCAAGCAAAATCTCACCCTGTTTCGGACCTTCGCGCAAGGATGGGGCCGGCGGGGCCGGCTCGCGGGCTTCCTCGTCTCCGAGAAGTTCCCGGTGCAGGGTGTCGATTCATTCGAGAAAGGCCTGCACCGGCATGGTTTCCAGGGGGTTGCCGAGCAAGGCGAGATTGAGCTGAGCCAGCATTTTCTTAAGAAAGTCAACGCCATCAAGAATCAGATCAGTCGCCTCGCCGTCAAGAGAAAACTTGTGGTTGCGAGCATCATCGAGAAGATTCTCAAGATGATGGGCAATCAGGTTCATCTGTCTGAGATTCATGAAACCGGAGACCCCTTTGATGGTATGAAAGGGGTGGAAAATCGAGTTTAAGATTTCCGGATCACCGGGGTGCTGTTCAAGATTAAGAATATTTTCTTCAATCGTGTCAAGGTGTTCATTCGACTCGACGATGAACCCCTGATAAAGATCACGATCCTGACTGAAATCAACCCCGCCGAACAATTCCTCGGCCACGGCCGGCATGTCGTTCTTGATGTCCGGTTCCGTCGCTTCAGACTTCAAGGCGGCCCGTTCCTCGACAATGGTCACGGCCTCGACCTCATCCGCCGCGGCGGACGCCTGCGGCCCGGCGGCTGCCCTCACACTTCCTGCACTGAGCGCCACCTGGGCCGCTTCGGCACCACGGCCGTCGCCGCCACTCCGCAAAGCCTGCTGCATTTTCGAGATCGCCAAGGAAAGCGTTTCCAGAGATTTCTCGGAATCCTTGAAATCATCATAGATAATGAAAATAATGATATTTTTAAACGCGGAAACCTGAGGCAGAATGAATTCAGCCCCGGCGCCGACGCCGGGTTTCTCGAGTTCTTCGGCGGCATTGAGCATTTGTCCCAAACCGGAAAGATCGCCGGGCTCAAGCATGACCAGATCGGTGGCGATATCATTCAAGATCTGAATAACCTTTTCCTGCGACATAGATTGCACCTCGACAATGGAATTCAGCCTGGATAATATTACCTATTATTAATATCAGGAATAACACGTCAGGGTGAATTTGTCCAGCGAATGAAACTTTAAATTCGCCGCCGCTTCCCCACTTCGCGACCCTCTTTTTTTTTGAAAAAAACTCCCCGTGCCGTCCTGCCGGAATCGTCAATTTAGAGGTTGACAGGCTTTGTAACGATTGATTATAGTCTTACGCTGTTTTGGAAAGTAAAAGCCTGCGCGTTTGCGACAGTTTACGTTAACCATATCGGGGTTACCCAGTTTTTTTATCCTATGAGCATCCTTACGATCGACACCTATCCGGCCCCGGTCCTGAAAAAAAAAGCCGAAAAAATCACCCGCATTGATGAGCTGATCAGAAAACTGGCCGAAGATATGTTGGAAACCATGTACCACGCTCCGGGAGTCGGGCTGGCCGCGCCTCAGATCGGCAGCTCGCTCAGCCTGGTGGTGGCGGATGCGGGCGCCGGAGAAGACCGCAGTCCAAAACCCTGGATCCTGGTCAACCCGGAAATCATTGCCCGCGAAGGAAAAGCCGGAATCGTCGAAGGCTGCCTCAGCGTTCCCGGTTATACGGCCGAGGTTCCCCGCTATGAGAAAATCCTCGTCCGGGCCTATTCACTCGACGAAAAGGAACTGGAGCTGAACCTGGAAGGCTTTCCCGCGATCGTCCTCCAACACGAGCTCGACCATCTGCAGGGAATTCTTTTCATTGACCGGATCAGCCGGCTCAAACGCAGCATCTATGAACGCAAGCTTCGCAAAGGAAATCTTGAAACATCATGAAAATCCTGCTTCTCGCCTCCGGCGAGTTCGCCCTCCCCACCCTGGAGCTGCTGGCCGGTAAAAGACCGGAGCTTGAGCTGCTCCTGTTCTCCCAACCCGACCAGAAAAAAGGCCGGGGCTGTCGGGTCGCTCCGACTCCGGCCCGTGACAAGGCTATCCAGCTCGGACTGAAGAGTTTCACGCCGGCCATCAATACACTGGAAACCCAGGAACAGATCAAGAACTTCGCGCCCGACTACCTGGTCGTCATTGATTACGGCGTCAGGCTGAGTCCCCGGACGATCGCCCTGGCGCGCGGAGCCGCCATCAATCTCCATCCATCTCTGCTGCCGGCCTACCGGGGTCCGGCCCCTATGCCATGGGCCCTGATCAACGGCGAGCCCATCACCGGAGTCACGACCCAGCT
This window contains:
- the def gene encoding peptide deformylase, with amino-acid sequence MSILTIDTYPAPVLKKKAEKITRIDELIRKLAEDMLETMYHAPGVGLAAPQIGSSLSLVVADAGAGEDRSPKPWILVNPEIIAREGKAGIVEGCLSVPGYTAEVPRYEKILVRAYSLDEKELELNLEGFPAIVLQHELDHLQGILFIDRISRLKRSIYERKLRKGNLETS
- a CDS encoding methionyl-tRNA formyltransferase; translated protein: MKILLLASGEFALPTLELLAGKRPELELLLFSQPDQKKGRGCRVAPTPARDKAIQLGLKSFTPAINTLETQEQIKNFAPDYLVVIDYGVRLSPRTIALARGAAINLHPSLLPAYRGPAPMPWALINGEPITGVTTQLVGERIDCGDILLQEPTFILDHETMPELSRRLSLMGATLVWRTLVGWSKGELSPSPQNERLASPAPKLKKEDGLIDWRASATTIFNRIRGLNPWPGTYTFHRGGRVKILAATVEGIGSGPGVET